The proteins below come from a single Holdemania massiliensis genomic window:
- a CDS encoding citrate synthase produces MNSELQKIFQDSIPENKIDNELYTKYDVKKGLRNEDGTGVLIGLTRIADVVGYKLVNGKKVDDQGELYYRGIPITQLCRSLDQNEICGYEETCFLILFGHLPTQQELSLFTSQLRSRYTLPEGFLATNILRYPSMNIMNQIQKALLMLYGEDPQADDISVLNTLDQGLSILAKMPAILCYSMAAKAHFFENKSLIVHPVRSEYSIAENILSLLRPDQQFTHQEAKILDLMMVLHADHGSGNNSTFANIVVASTGTDIYSAMAASVGSLKGPRHGGANISARRMMDAILAEIGLEASNEQLTALLEKIMDKQFFDGKGLIYGMGHAVYTLSDPRSEILKKQIEILAEEKNCKERFVFYQRTEKLAKQVIYRRKGIHVSSNIDFYSGLVYSMLDIPEDCYSPLFAASRMVGWLAHNIENKLYCDRIVRPAGKYVGTLADYIPIDQRKSR; encoded by the coding sequence ATGAACAGTGAGCTGCAGAAAATCTTCCAGGATTCAATCCCGGAAAACAAAATCGACAACGAATTATATACTAAATATGATGTCAAAAAAGGCCTGCGCAATGAAGATGGCACCGGCGTTTTGATCGGCCTGACCCGGATTGCGGATGTCGTCGGCTACAAACTGGTCAACGGCAAAAAAGTGGACGATCAGGGTGAGCTGTATTATCGGGGAATTCCAATCACTCAGCTGTGCCGCAGCTTGGATCAAAACGAGATTTGCGGCTACGAGGAAACCTGCTTTTTGATTTTATTCGGCCATCTGCCAACTCAGCAGGAACTTTCCTTATTCACCAGTCAGCTGCGCAGCCGCTATACGCTGCCGGAAGGCTTTCTGGCGACCAATATTCTGCGTTATCCCAGCATGAATATTATGAATCAGATCCAGAAAGCGTTGTTGATGCTGTATGGCGAAGATCCCCAGGCCGATGACATCTCGGTGCTCAACACCTTGGATCAGGGACTTTCCATCCTGGCAAAAATGCCGGCCATTCTTTGTTATTCGATGGCAGCCAAGGCGCATTTCTTTGAAAATAAGAGTTTAATCGTTCATCCGGTTCGCTCGGAGTACTCCATCGCTGAAAATATCTTATCCTTGCTGCGACCCGATCAGCAGTTCACTCACCAGGAAGCCAAGATTTTGGATTTGATGATGGTGCTGCATGCAGATCATGGTTCCGGCAACAACTCTACGTTTGCCAACATCGTTGTCGCTTCCACCGGAACGGACATTTACTCAGCAATGGCGGCCTCAGTAGGATCGCTGAAAGGTCCGCGCCATGGCGGCGCCAATATTTCTGCCAGAAGGATGATGGATGCGATCCTTGCTGAAATCGGCTTAGAGGCCAGTAATGAGCAGCTGACCGCCCTTTTGGAAAAAATCATGGACAAACAATTCTTTGACGGCAAAGGTCTGATCTATGGAATGGGCCATGCGGTCTACACGCTTTCTGATCCGCGCAGTGAAATCTTAAAGAAACAGATTGAAATTCTGGCTGAAGAGAAAAACTGTAAAGAACGGTTTGTATTTTATCAAAGAACAGAGAAACTGGCGAAACAGGTTATCTATCGGCGCAAAGGTATTCATGTCAGCAGCAACATCGATTTCTACAGCGGCTTAGTCTACTCGATGCTCGATATCCCAGAAGATTGCTACTCTCCGCTGTTTGCGGCCAGCCGCATGGTTGGATGGCTCGCTCACAATATCGAAAACAAGCTGTACTGCGATCGGATTGTTCGTCCAGCCGGCAAATATGTCGGTACCTTAGCCGATTATATCCCCATCGACCAACGGAAAAGCCGCTGA
- a CDS encoding GNAT family N-acetyltransferase, whose translation MMEIQQMSTHYEVKRLSEENIPEILRLCQGNRSYYELCPPLVDETSIKADMQALPPNKTQEEKHYIGFYHHQGLVALMDWISGYPEEKTAFIGFFMLERTMQGQGMGSAIITECCDYFKILRFQKIQLGVIQGNQAAVQFWQKNQFLIKEEKRGQQYDAVILMERTIAENC comes from the coding sequence ATGATGGAAATTCAACAGATGTCAACTCATTATGAGGTAAAGCGGTTATCGGAAGAGAACATACCGGAGATCCTGCGGTTATGCCAAGGTAATCGCAGTTATTATGAGCTTTGTCCACCGCTTGTTGACGAAACGAGTATTAAGGCCGATATGCAAGCTTTGCCACCCAATAAGACGCAGGAAGAAAAGCATTATATTGGATTTTATCATCATCAAGGCTTAGTAGCGTTGATGGACTGGATAAGCGGCTATCCCGAGGAAAAGACGGCCTTTATTGGTTTCTTTATGCTTGAAAGAACGATGCAGGGACAGGGAATGGGTTCTGCGATTATCACGGAATGCTGCGATTACTTCAAGATATTGAGGTTTCAAAAAATACAGTTAGGCGTCATCCAAGGGAATCAGGCGGCAGTACAATTCTGGCAGAAAAATCAGTTCTTAATTAAGGAAGAGAAACGGGGACAACAATACGATGCCGTGATTTTGATGGAGAGAACAATCGCGGAGAATTGTTAA
- a CDS encoding sulfite exporter TauE/SafE family protein has protein sequence MNILIVTMIAGLGAGIATGLAGLSAAAVITPMLVTLLGFNAYEAVGISLASDVLASAVSAYTYYKHKNLDIRNGLIMMISTVLFTMVGSWLGSLIPQTTLGSFSVWMTMLLGVRFIIKPVMSASSKNQTRTAKQKAVLSLICGIFIGLICGFIGAGGGMMMLLVLVSVLGYDLKTAVGTSVFIMTFTALTGALSHFAISGVIQWFPLISSVFFTYLGAMIAARFANKAEPKKLNQVTGIVLFVLGIFMLAVKYLG, from the coding sequence ATGAATATTCTAATCGTCACGATGATTGCCGGACTTGGTGCTGGGATTGCTACCGGCTTGGCAGGACTATCGGCAGCGGCAGTCATCACCCCGATGCTTGTCACCTTATTGGGCTTTAACGCTTATGAAGCGGTCGGCATTTCACTGGCCTCCGACGTCTTGGCCTCAGCCGTCTCTGCGTATACTTACTACAAACATAAGAATCTGGACATCCGCAACGGTCTCATCATGATGATCTCCACTGTGCTGTTCACCATGGTGGGCAGCTGGTTGGGATCTCTGATCCCGCAGACAACCTTAGGCAGCTTCTCGGTGTGGATGACCATGCTTCTGGGTGTCCGCTTCATCATTAAGCCTGTCATGAGCGCCAGCTCCAAGAATCAAACCCGAACCGCAAAACAAAAAGCGGTTTTGTCGTTAATCTGCGGTATCTTTATCGGTTTGATCTGCGGCTTTATCGGAGCCGGCGGCGGCATGATGATGCTGTTGGTGCTGGTCAGCGTCTTGGGCTATGATTTAAAAACAGCAGTCGGCACCAGCGTATTCATCATGACCTTTACGGCACTCACCGGAGCCCTCAGCCACTTTGCAATCAGCGGTGTCATCCAATGGTTCCCACTGATCAGCAGCGTTTTCTTTACTTATTTAGGGGCCATGATCGCTGCCCGTTTTGCCAACAAGGCTGAACCCAAGAAGCTGAATCAGGTAACCGGCATCGTGCTGTTTGTTCTTGGAATCTTTATGTTAGCTGTCAAATATCTTGGCTAG